The Echinicola rosea genome has a segment encoding these proteins:
- the rplW gene encoding 50S ribosomal protein L23, with the protein MDILKKPLITEKISAMNERGVYGFVVEKTAKKPEIKAAVEKMFGVKVVSVRTMRYAGKLKTRYTKTKVVSGYTNAFKKAIVQVADGEVIDFYGEI; encoded by the coding sequence ATGGATATACTAAAGAAGCCTTTGATTACGGAAAAGATTTCGGCAATGAACGAAAGAGGCGTATATGGATTTGTAGTGGAGAAGACAGCTAAAAAGCCAGAAATCAAAGCAGCCGTAGAAAAAATGTTCGGTGTAAAAGTGGTGTCAGTAAGGACGATGCGTTATGCAGGTAAACTGAAGACGCGTTACACTAAGACAAAAGTAGTATCCGGTTATACCAATGCTTTCAAGAAAGCTATTGTACAAGTGGCCGATGGAGAAGTAATTGACTTTTACGGAGAAATTTAA
- the rplD gene encoding 50S ribosomal protein L4: MELAVLKHNGEETGRKVSLSDEIFAIEPNDHAIYLDVKQFLANQRQGTHKSKERAEIAGSTKKIKKQKGTGGARAGSIKSPLFRGGGRVFGPRPRNYSFKLNKKVKQLARKSALTYKVKDNSLTVLEDVSFDSIKTKNYVALLSGLSLADKKTLLVLPEANNNVYLSSRNLPKAQVKTVADINTYDVLHADTLVLCEGSVSKLETLLSK, from the coding sequence ATGGAATTAGCAGTATTAAAACATAACGGTGAAGAGACAGGTAGAAAGGTAAGTCTTTCTGACGAAATTTTCGCGATCGAGCCTAATGATCATGCGATCTACCTGGATGTGAAGCAGTTTTTGGCCAACCAAAGACAGGGTACTCATAAGAGCAAAGAGAGGGCTGAGATAGCCGGCTCCACAAAGAAGATAAAGAAGCAAAAAGGTACCGGAGGTGCCAGAGCTGGTTCTATTAAATCGCCATTGTTCAGAGGTGGGGGTAGAGTGTTCGGTCCAAGACCAAGGAACTACTCTTTCAAATTGAACAAGAAAGTAAAACAATTGGCAAGAAAATCTGCCCTTACTTACAAAGTGAAGGACAACAGCCTTACTGTTTTGGAAGATGTTAGTTTTGACAGCATCAAGACCAAGAATTATGTAGCGCTTCTGTCCGGACTTTCCCTGGCAGATAAGAAAACGCTATTGGTTCTTCCTGAAGCGAACAATAACGTTTATTTGTCAAGTAGAAACCTCCCAAAAGCGCAAGTAAAGACGGTCGCTGACATCAATACCTACGATGTGCTTCATGCCGATACATTGGTGCTTTGTGAAGGTTCAGTAAGTAAGTTGGAAACCCTTTTATCGAAGTAA
- the rplC gene encoding 50S ribosomal protein L3, with protein MSGIIGKKVGMTSVFSADGRSVACTLIEAGPCVVTQVKNVETDGYSAVQLGYGERKEKNTPKPLLGHFKKAGTTPKQKVVEFRDFRVEFEGQVDLGKSVKAGEVFAEGDFVDAIGTSKGKGFQGVVKRHGFAGVGGSTHGQHNRQRHPGAIGACSWPSRVFKGLRMAGRTGGSRVKVLNLKVLKVYAEKNLILVSGSVPGPKNSYVILEK; from the coding sequence ATGTCTGGAATAATAGGTAAAAAAGTAGGAATGACTAGCGTTTTCAGTGCCGATGGACGAAGTGTCGCATGCACGCTAATAGAAGCTGGTCCTTGCGTAGTGACGCAAGTAAAAAATGTAGAAACAGACGGGTACAGCGCTGTTCAGTTAGGGTACGGTGAGCGTAAGGAAAAAAACACTCCTAAGCCACTGTTGGGTCATTTCAAAAAGGCCGGTACCACACCTAAGCAGAAAGTTGTAGAATTCAGAGACTTCAGAGTTGAATTTGAAGGTCAAGTGGATCTTGGAAAATCCGTGAAGGCAGGTGAGGTTTTCGCAGAAGGAGACTTTGTCGATGCTATTGGTACTTCCAAGGGTAAAGGTTTCCAGGGTGTAGTAAAGCGTCATGGGTTTGCTGGTGTAGGTGGTTCTACCCACGGTCAGCACAACCGTCAGCGTCACCCAGGTGCTATTGGTGCGTGTTCTTGGCCATCAAGAGTATTCAAAGGTCTTAGAATGGCAGGTAGAACAGGTGGAAGCCGGGTTAAAGTATTGAACCTGAAAGTGTTGAAGGTTTATGCTGAGAAAAACTTGATATTGGTAAGTGGCTCTGTCCCTGGTCCAAAAAATTCTTACGTTATTTTAGAGAAGTAA
- the rpsJ gene encoding 30S ribosomal protein S10, with amino-acid sequence MNQKIRIKLKSYDHTLVDKSSEKIVKAVKTTGAVVVGPIPLPTKKEKFTVLKSPHVNKKARDQYQLCTYKRLVDIYSNSSKTVDALMKIELPSGVDVEIKV; translated from the coding sequence ATGAATCAGAAAATAAGAATAAAACTTAAGTCTTACGATCATACTTTGGTGGACAAGTCATCAGAGAAAATCGTAAAAGCTGTAAAAACTACCGGAGCAGTGGTGGTTGGACCGATTCCTTTGCCGACGAAGAAGGAGAAGTTTACGGTACTGAAGTCGCCACACGTAAACAAAAAAGCAAGAGATCAATATCAATTGTGTACCTATAAGAGGCTAGTGGATATTTATTCCAACAGCTCAAAAACGGTAGATGCTTTGATGAAGATTGAGCTTCCAAGTGGAGTAGATGTAGAGATCAAAGTTTGA
- the fusA gene encoding elongation factor G has product MARDLKFTRNIGIAAHIDAGKTTTTERILFYSGVSHKVGEVHDGAATMDWMSQEQERGITITSAATTVFWPYRDNNYQINIIDTPGHVDFTVEVNRSLRVLDGLVFLFSAVDGVEPQSETNWRLADNYKVPRLGFVNKMDRAGANFLDVCKQVKEMLGSYAVPLQIPIGSEDRFRGVVDLINNRGIIWNEDDMGMTFEEVPIPEDLKEEVAEYREHLLEAVAEYDETLMEKFFEDSSSITEEEILTALRAATIDMKIVPMVCGSSFKNKGVQAMLDLVMELLPSPLDKHDMIANDLNDEEKQVAIAPDRNEPFAGLAFKIATDPFVGRLCFVRAYSGVLDSGSYVFNSRSGNKERISRVFQMHANKQNQIERLEAGDIGAVVGFKDIKTGDTLCSEDRKVVLESMIFPEPVIGYAIEPKTKADVDKLSMAITKLVEEDPTLQVNTDHETGQTILRGMGELHLDIIIDRLKREFKVEITQGAPQVAYKEALFGSVEHKEVYKKQTGGKGKFADIVFELGPKEEDPETGEVKPGLEFENGIVGGVIPKEFIPSIQKGFQEAMKNGPLAGYPIEAMKVRLFHGSFHDVDSDALSFELAARLGFKEAAKKCKPQLLEPVMSVDVVTPDEYTGPITGDLNRRRGLMKGMDTKGTSSVVKAAVPLSELFGYITDLRTISSGRATATLTFSHYEPVPNNIAEGVIAEVKGAKA; this is encoded by the coding sequence ATGGCAAGAGACTTAAAATTTACAAGAAACATCGGTATTGCTGCTCACATCGATGCTGGTAAAACGACAACCACCGAGCGGATTCTATTTTATTCAGGCGTTTCGCATAAAGTAGGTGAGGTGCACGATGGTGCCGCTACAATGGACTGGATGTCCCAAGAGCAGGAAAGAGGTATTACCATTACTTCCGCTGCTACGACCGTTTTCTGGCCTTACAGAGATAATAATTACCAAATCAATATCATCGATACTCCAGGTCACGTGGATTTTACAGTAGAGGTGAACCGTTCCCTGCGTGTATTGGATGGGCTTGTGTTCTTGTTTAGTGCAGTAGATGGTGTGGAGCCACAATCTGAGACTAACTGGAGACTAGCTGATAACTATAAAGTGCCCCGTCTCGGTTTTGTAAACAAAATGGACCGTGCGGGAGCAAACTTCCTTGACGTATGTAAACAAGTAAAGGAGATGCTGGGCAGCTATGCAGTTCCTTTGCAAATCCCAATCGGATCAGAAGACAGGTTCCGTGGAGTAGTTGATTTGATCAATAACCGCGGTATCATCTGGAACGAAGATGATATGGGAATGACTTTCGAAGAGGTGCCGATTCCTGAAGATCTTAAAGAGGAAGTTGCTGAATACCGTGAGCATTTGCTTGAGGCAGTAGCTGAATACGATGAGACCTTGATGGAGAAATTCTTCGAAGATTCCAGTTCTATTACAGAAGAAGAAATCCTAACAGCCCTTAGGGCAGCTACCATTGATATGAAGATTGTACCAATGGTTTGTGGTTCTTCTTTCAAAAATAAAGGTGTTCAGGCGATGCTTGATTTGGTGATGGAATTGCTTCCTTCTCCACTGGACAAGCATGATATGATCGCTAACGACCTGAATGATGAAGAGAAGCAGGTAGCGATTGCTCCTGACCGCAATGAGCCATTTGCAGGCTTGGCCTTTAAAATTGCTACGGATCCTTTCGTAGGCCGTCTGTGTTTCGTAAGGGCTTACTCAGGTGTGCTTGATTCAGGGTCTTATGTATTCAATAGCCGTTCAGGTAACAAGGAGCGTATCTCACGTGTATTCCAAATGCACGCCAATAAGCAAAACCAAATCGAACGTCTGGAAGCAGGTGATATCGGTGCGGTAGTTGGATTTAAGGATATCAAGACAGGTGATACCTTGTGTTCTGAAGATCGAAAAGTGGTATTGGAGTCCATGATCTTCCCTGAGCCGGTAATCGGTTATGCGATCGAGCCGAAGACGAAGGCTGATGTGGATAAATTGTCTATGGCCATCACTAAGTTGGTTGAAGAAGATCCTACCCTTCAGGTAAATACTGACCATGAAACTGGCCAGACCATCCTTAGAGGTATGGGCGAGCTTCACTTGGATATCATCATTGACCGTTTGAAGAGAGAATTTAAGGTAGAAATTACCCAAGGTGCTCCTCAAGTGGCTTATAAAGAAGCTTTGTTTGGTTCTGTAGAGCACAAGGAAGTTTATAAGAAACAAACTGGTGGTAAAGGTAAATTTGCCGATATCGTATTCGAACTAGGACCAAAAGAAGAAGATCCAGAAACTGGAGAAGTGAAGCCAGGATTGGAATTTGAAAATGGTATTGTAGGTGGTGTGATTCCAAAAGAATTTATCCCATCTATCCAGAAAGGATTCCAAGAAGCGATGAAGAACGGTCCATTGGCAGGCTATCCTATCGAAGCAATGAAAGTGAGACTGTTCCATGGTTCCTTCCACGATGTCGATTCCGATGCACTTTCCTTTGAATTGGCAGCGCGACTAGGTTTCAAAGAAGCAGCTAAGAAGTGTAAGCCTCAGTTGCTGGAGCCTGTTATGTCTGTGGATGTGGTTACTCCAGATGAGTATACTGGTCCAATCACTGGTGATTTGAACAGAAGAAGAGGTTTGATGAAAGGGATGGATACCAAAGGTACTTCATCTGTAGTTAAAGCTGCTGTGCCATTGTCTGAGTTGTTTGGTTATATTACTGACCTTAGAACGATTTCTTCTGGTAGAGCGACAGCTACCTTGACATTCTCTCACTATGAACCAGTTCCTAATAATATCGCAGAAGGTGTAATCGCTGAAGTAAAAGGAGCTAAGGCCTAA
- the rpsG gene encoding 30S ribosomal protein S7, whose amino-acid sequence MRKAKPKKRYILPDPKFNDTLVTKFVNCLMVDGKKSIAYRIFYDAVDKVEEKLGENGLEVWKKALNNITPAVEVKSRRVGGATFQVPMEVRPERKTSLGIKWMITFARRRGEKTMMDRLAGEIIAASKGEGAAVKKKDDTHRMAEANKAFSHFRF is encoded by the coding sequence ATGAGAAAAGCGAAACCGAAAAAGAGATATATTCTTCCTGATCCGAAGTTCAATGATACTTTGGTGACCAAGTTTGTGAACTGCCTTATGGTAGATGGGAAGAAGAGTATTGCTTACAGAATCTTCTACGATGCGGTAGATAAAGTAGAAGAGAAGTTGGGTGAGAATGGTCTTGAGGTTTGGAAAAAAGCGCTTAACAATATAACTCCAGCTGTAGAGGTGAAGAGTCGTAGGGTTGGGGGAGCTACATTCCAGGTACCAATGGAAGTAAGACCTGAAAGAAAGACATCACTTGGTATTAAGTGGATGATTACTTTTGCCAGAAGAAGAGGCGAAAAGACGATGATGGACCGACTTGCTGGCGAGATCATCGCTGCATCCAAAGGAGAAGGTGCGGCTGTGAAGAAAAAAGATGATACACACAGAATGGCAGAAGCCAATAAAGCATTCTCTCACTTTAGATTTTAA
- the rpsL gene encoding 30S ribosomal protein S12, whose amino-acid sequence MPTIQQLVRKGRTTLVTKSKSRALDACPQRRGVCTRVYTTTPKKPNSAMRKVARVRLTNGKEVNAYIPGEGHNLQEHSIVLIRGGRVKDLPGVRYHIIRGALDTAGVKDRKQGRSKYGAKRPKDKK is encoded by the coding sequence ATGCCTACTATACAACAGTTAGTTAGAAAAGGTAGAACCACTTTGGTGACAAAATCCAAGTCTAGAGCATTGGATGCCTGTCCTCAAAGGAGGGGTGTGTGTACAAGGGTGTACACCACTACGCCTAAGAAACCTAACTCGGCGATGAGAAAAGTGGCCAGGGTTAGATTGACAAATGGAAAAGAAGTGAACGCTTACATTCCAGGAGAAGGACACAATTTGCAAGAACACTCTATCGTATTGATCAGAGGTGGTCGTGTGAAGGATCTTCCCGGTGTGCGTTATCACATCATCCGAGGTGCACTGGATACAGCAGGAGTGAAAGACCGTAAGCAAGGTCGCTCCAAGTACGGTGCGAAGCGTCCTAAGGACAAAAAATAA
- a CDS encoding DUF3467 domain-containing protein has product MEDNKDEKEKNQQINVELSDEVAEGIYANLAMIAHSNSEFVLDFIRMMPGVPKARVKSRIIMTPDHAKRLLAALKDNVEKYENAFGKIEGGSGVPEFPMNFGGTLGEA; this is encoded by the coding sequence ATGGAAGATAATAAGGACGAAAAAGAAAAGAACCAGCAGATCAATGTGGAACTATCCGATGAGGTAGCGGAAGGTATTTATGCCAATTTGGCCATGATTGCACATAGCAATTCTGAGTTTGTGTTGGATTTTATCCGCATGATGCCGGGCGTGCCCAAGGCCCGTGTAAAATCACGGATAATCATGACGCCGGATCATGCGAAGCGTTTGCTGGCGGCGCTTAAGGACAATGTGGAGAAATACGAAAATGCTTTCGGCAAAATTGAAGGTGGAAGTGGTGTGCCTGAATTTCCGATGAACTTCGGTGGGACGCTTGGTGAGGCATAA